The following are from one region of the Gloeomargarita lithophora Alchichica-D10 genome:
- a CDS encoding ABC transporter ATP-binding protein, producing the protein MELVAQDLWKYYGERAVVQGVNLSLQPGQVLGLLGPNGAGKTTTFGMLYGAVIPSRGFVQIGAYNVHRQGRQARQILGVVTQEDNLDPDFTVLENLVFFAHHYRITGRPAQRRAWELLEQAGLTEYAHQRVEVLSGGLKRRLVLARALVHHPKIVFLDEPTTGLDPDARQEFWRRISLLKQAGCSVLLTTHYMDEAQRLSDRLLLLQKGVIVDQGAPAELIQRIIGAEVAELEGVEIDAVQSLAEQAGVWWRRLGQGFVVSLPAQDSALWQALQAMNSTRLSRRQANLEDVFLRLTGQELVD; encoded by the coding sequence ATGGAATTAGTTGCCCAGGATTTGTGGAAATACTACGGGGAACGCGCCGTCGTGCAGGGGGTGAACCTGAGCCTACAGCCGGGACAGGTTTTGGGACTGCTAGGGCCAAATGGAGCCGGGAAAACCACCACCTTTGGGATGCTCTACGGGGCGGTAATTCCCAGTCGGGGTTTTGTCCAGATTGGTGCATACAATGTCCATCGCCAGGGACGGCAGGCACGCCAAATTCTGGGCGTAGTCACCCAGGAGGATAATCTCGACCCAGATTTTACCGTGCTGGAAAACCTGGTGTTTTTTGCCCACCATTACCGGATCACGGGACGACCGGCCCAGCGGCGGGCGTGGGAATTGCTGGAGCAGGCGGGATTAACGGAGTATGCCCACCAACGGGTGGAGGTGCTTTCCGGGGGGTTAAAGCGGCGCTTGGTGTTGGCACGGGCGTTGGTGCATCATCCAAAAATTGTCTTTCTGGATGAACCGACCACGGGGCTTGACCCGGATGCCCGTCAGGAATTTTGGCGGCGGATTTCACTATTAAAACAGGCGGGCTGTAGCGTTTTATTGACCACGCACTATATGGACGAAGCCCAGCGCTTGTCTGACCGATTATTGTTATTACAAAAAGGGGTGATTGTTGACCAGGGGGCACCGGCAGAATTGATCCAGCGCATTATCGGAGCGGAGGTGGCGGAGCTTGAAGGTGTAGAGATAGATGCAGTACAAAGTTTGGCGGAACAGGCGGGGGTCTGGTGGCGCCGGTTGGGGCAGGGTTTTGTGGTCAGTTTACCAGCCCAGGACTCGGCTCTGTGGCAGGCATTACAGGCGATGAATAGTACCCGTTTGAGCCGCAGGCAGGCCAATTTGGAGGATGTGTTTCTGCGTTTGACGGGTCAGGAATTAGTAGATTGA
- a CDS encoding DUF2256 domain-containing protein, whose translation MPRGIDKSHLPEKLCPVCGRPFTWRKKWANCWADVKYCSERCRRRRQSTNS comes from the coding sequence ATGCCCAGGGGAATTGATAAATCCCACTTACCCGAAAAGCTCTGCCCCGTTTGTGGCCGCCCCTTCACCTGGCGCAAAAAATGGGCCAACTGCTGGGCAGACGTGAAATACTGCTCCGAACGGTGCCGCCGCCGCCGTCAATCTACTAATTCCTGA
- a CDS encoding GDP-L-fucose synthase family protein, translating to MQRHSRIYIPGHRGLVGSALQRYLAHQGFGNILTTPRSELDLRDQGAVGQWFDQHQPEYVFLAAAKVGGILANSTYPVDFLQDNLQIQINVIHHSYRTGVKKLLFLGSSCIYPKFAPQPIKEEYLLTGALESTNEWYAIAKIAGIKLCQAYRQQYGWSAICAMPTNLYGLGDNFNLQNSHVLPALIRKFHEAKIHQHPQVTIWGTGTPRREFLYVEDLADACVFLMQNYDQPEIINVGTGEDLSISELANLIQKITEYPGELLYDPSKPDGTPRKLLDVSRIHHLGWQAQTPLPRGIQKTYDWYVTHAQGN from the coding sequence ATGCAACGGCATAGCCGCATTTACATCCCAGGGCACCGGGGTTTGGTCGGCTCCGCCCTCCAGCGGTACTTGGCACACCAGGGTTTTGGCAATATATTGACCACCCCCCGTTCAGAACTAGATTTGCGGGATCAGGGGGCGGTGGGGCAATGGTTTGACCAGCATCAACCGGAATATGTTTTTCTTGCCGCCGCCAAGGTGGGGGGAATTTTAGCCAATAGCACCTACCCCGTGGATTTTTTGCAGGATAATTTACAGATACAAATTAACGTGATTCACCACAGTTATCGCACCGGGGTAAAAAAATTATTATTCCTCGGTTCGTCCTGCATTTATCCCAAATTTGCTCCCCAACCCATCAAGGAAGAATATCTCCTCACCGGGGCTTTAGAATCCACCAATGAATGGTATGCCATTGCCAAAATTGCCGGGATCAAACTCTGCCAAGCCTACCGTCAGCAATACGGTTGGTCAGCCATTTGCGCCATGCCCACCAATCTTTATGGCCTAGGGGATAATTTTAATTTACAAAATTCCCATGTATTACCCGCTTTGATCCGCAAATTTCACGAGGCCAAAATCCATCAACACCCCCAGGTGACCATCTGGGGCACGGGTACTCCCCGGCGGGAATTTTTGTATGTGGAAGATTTGGCTGATGCTTGTGTTTTTTTGATGCAAAATTATGACCAACCAGAAATTATCAATGTGGGTACGGGTGAGGATTTAAGCATTAGCGAATTGGCGAATTTAATCCAAAAAATTACCGAATACCCCGGGGAATTGCTCTACGACCCCAGCAAACCCGATGGCACCCCCCGCAAACTCCTGGATGTGTCTCGCATTCACCACCTGGGCTGGCAGGCGCAAACCCCCTTACCGCGGGGCATTCAAAAAACCTACGACTGGTATGTGACCCATGCCCAGGGGAATTGA
- the ahcY gene encoding adenosylhomocysteinase — protein sequence MTATTARVDCDVKDLGLAVLGRQRIEWASREMPVLAQIRQRFAAEKPLQGIRLVACCHVTTETANLALALQAGGADALLIASNPLSTQDDVAACLVAEHGIPVFAIKGEDTATYLRHVHRALDHRPQVIIDDGSDVVATLIQERQEQVAELIGTTEETTTGVVRLRAMLAAGVLAFPAVNVNDADTKHFFDNRYGTGQSTLDGIIRATNTLIAGKTLVVAGYGWCGKGTALRARGLGARVIVTEIDPVRALEAAMDGFQVAPMHEAAQVGDLFITVTGNKHIIRREHFELMKSGAMVANSGHFDIEIDLKVLEEMSHEVAHLRPFVQEYRLKSGKNVIVLGEGRLVNLAAAEGHPASVMDMSFANQALACEYLVKNKGQLAPGIYPVPAKLDGEIARLKLVAMGIEIDTLTATQVEYMNSWTAGT from the coding sequence ATGACGGCGACGACTGCCCGGGTGGATTGTGACGTGAAGGATTTGGGTTTGGCTGTCCTTGGCCGCCAGCGGATCGAGTGGGCGAGCCGGGAAATGCCGGTGTTAGCGCAGATTCGCCAGCGGTTTGCCGCCGAAAAACCCCTGCAAGGGATTCGGTTGGTCGCCTGTTGCCATGTGACCACGGAGACCGCCAATTTAGCTTTGGCGTTGCAGGCCGGGGGAGCGGATGCGCTGTTGATTGCCAGCAATCCCCTGTCCACCCAGGATGACGTGGCTGCTTGTTTGGTGGCGGAGCATGGGATTCCGGTTTTTGCCATCAAGGGCGAGGATACGGCCACCTACCTGCGCCATGTGCATCGGGCGTTGGATCACCGTCCCCAGGTGATTATTGACGATGGCAGTGATGTGGTGGCAACCCTGATCCAAGAACGCCAGGAACAGGTGGCGGAACTGATCGGCACCACCGAGGAGACTACCACCGGGGTCGTGCGCCTGCGGGCGATGTTGGCCGCCGGGGTATTGGCCTTTCCGGCGGTGAATGTCAATGATGCCGATACCAAGCATTTTTTTGACAATCGCTACGGCACGGGCCAATCCACCCTGGATGGGATTATCCGGGCGACCAATACCCTGATTGCTGGGAAAACCCTGGTGGTGGCGGGTTACGGCTGGTGTGGCAAGGGCACAGCATTGCGGGCGCGGGGGCTGGGTGCCCGGGTGATTGTCACGGAAATTGACCCGGTGCGGGCGTTGGAGGCGGCGATGGATGGGTTTCAGGTGGCTCCCATGCACGAGGCGGCGCAGGTGGGGGATTTGTTTATCACCGTGACCGGGAATAAGCACATCATCCGGCGGGAGCATTTTGAATTGATGAAATCCGGGGCAATGGTGGCCAATTCGGGGCATTTTGACATTGAAATTGACCTGAAGGTTCTGGAAGAAATGAGTCATGAAGTGGCTCATCTGCGGCCTTTTGTCCAGGAGTATCGCCTCAAATCCGGCAAAAATGTGATTGTCCTTGGGGAAGGTCGGTTGGTGAATCTGGCCGCCGCCGAAGGCCACCCCGCCAGTGTCATGGATATGAGTTTTGCCAACCAAGCCCTCGCCTGTGAGTACCTGGTGAAAAATAAAGGCCAACTGGCACCCGGCATTTACCCGGTGCCGGCGAAACTGGATGGGGAAATTGCCCGGTTGAAGCTGGTAGCGATGGGCATCGAGATTGACACCCTTACCGCCACCCAAGTGGAGTACATGAACAGTTGGACGGCGGGGACATAG
- a CDS encoding FKBP-type peptidyl-prolyl cis-trans isomerase codes for MPAIVTSLVVFILSALVLVGAQVMGSFNPPPALAMSEMVPEEPPATPEIEVSQKPSTTMDDWIMTPSGLRYQELQPGKGASPQRGQTAVVHYTGTLANGKKFDSSLDRNQPFSFRIGVGQVIKGWDEGVATMKVGGKRRLQIPPELGYGARGAGGVIPPNATLYFDVELLAIQP; via the coding sequence ATGCCAGCGATTGTGACCAGTTTGGTGGTGTTTATCCTGAGTGCGTTGGTGTTGGTGGGTGCCCAGGTGATGGGCAGTTTCAACCCACCTCCAGCCTTGGCGATGAGTGAAATGGTGCCCGAAGAACCGCCCGCCACCCCAGAGATTGAGGTCAGCCAAAAGCCCAGTACCACGATGGATGATTGGATCATGACCCCATCGGGACTGCGCTACCAGGAACTGCAACCGGGCAAAGGTGCCAGTCCGCAACGGGGACAAACCGCCGTCGTTCATTACACGGGCACCTTGGCAAATGGCAAAAAATTTGACAGTTCCCTCGACCGCAACCAACCCTTTAGCTTCCGAATCGGGGTCGGGCAAGTGATTAAGGGCTGGGATGAAGGGGTCGCCACCATGAAAGTGGGGGGCAAACGCCGGTTACAAATCCCCCCGGAACTGGGCTATGGAGCCAGGGGTGCCGGTGGGGTGATTCCCCCCAATGCCACGCTGTATTTTGACGTGGAATTGCTGGCGATTCAGCCTTAA
- a CDS encoding class I SAM-dependent methyltransferase encodes MAMNWQDGYVTEIPYTQGFYHHLSPANLDLCLLTKQVKSPRLDQRFTYCELACGQGLTTNVLAAAYPQGEFYATDFNPTHVAQAQDLAQATGLTNVTFSDQSFQEYLETDLPPFDFISLHGIYSWISGENRRVIQAFLKQKLKVGGVVYVSYNTLPGWAVMAPIQKLMQFQRERSTGTVVERLKTTLEFVELLKTNQGIYLQHPWLQSRLEQLKSQDVSYLVHELFNQHWHPLYVDEVMTEMATAKLNYVGSAHLVDHVDAFNLTPTAINHLTTLSDPVLRELVRDFYLNTQFRRDVYVRGAVTLSGEAQVSRLQNMQFILTVLPNLVKLEHQTGAGQVQLQASLYQPVVEHLASGAVTVGELVVRLAPQGITLQQIGQTLIVLTGLGYAHPVVGNGAQRERFNRVIIERAETAGELQFLASPLIGNGVKVSHLELLLLLAEQRQQPAVEFVWQILSRRGLQLTHEGKVLDTPEANRKFLKEQAANFQHQGRPLLQQLGI; translated from the coding sequence ATGGCAATGAATTGGCAGGATGGCTATGTGACCGAAATTCCCTATACCCAAGGTTTTTATCATCATTTAAGTCCAGCCAATTTAGACCTATGTTTGCTCACCAAACAGGTAAAATCCCCCCGCTTGGATCAGCGGTTTACCTATTGTGAACTGGCCTGCGGTCAGGGATTAACTACCAATGTATTGGCGGCGGCCTATCCCCAGGGAGAATTTTACGCCACGGATTTTAATCCCACCCATGTGGCCCAGGCGCAGGACTTGGCTCAGGCCACCGGATTGACCAATGTGACCTTTAGTGACCAAAGTTTTCAGGAGTATTTAGAAACCGATTTACCCCCCTTTGATTTTATTAGTTTGCACGGTATTTACAGTTGGATTAGTGGGGAAAATCGGCGGGTGATTCAGGCATTTCTCAAACAAAAACTGAAGGTGGGAGGGGTGGTTTATGTCTCCTACAATACCTTGCCCGGTTGGGCGGTGATGGCTCCCATCCAAAAATTAATGCAGTTCCAGCGAGAACGGAGTACGGGCACGGTGGTAGAACGCTTGAAAACAACCTTGGAATTCGTGGAATTATTAAAGACCAATCAGGGAATTTATCTGCAACATCCCTGGTTACAAAGTCGGTTGGAGCAACTTAAATCCCAGGATGTTAGCTATTTGGTGCATGAATTATTTAACCAACATTGGCATCCCTTGTACGTGGACGAGGTGATGACGGAAATGGCAACGGCCAAATTAAATTACGTCGGTTCTGCCCATCTGGTTGACCATGTGGATGCGTTTAACCTCACCCCCACGGCCATCAACCACCTGACGACCCTGAGCGACCCGGTTTTGCGTGAACTGGTGCGGGATTTTTACCTGAATACCCAGTTCCGCCGGGATGTGTATGTGCGGGGAGCAGTAACCCTATCGGGGGAAGCCCAGGTAAGTCGTTTACAAAATATGCAATTTATACTAACTGTTTTGCCCAATTTGGTCAAACTGGAACATCAGACTGGGGCGGGGCAGGTGCAACTCCAGGCCAGTTTGTACCAGCCGGTGGTGGAGCATTTGGCATCCGGGGCGGTAACGGTGGGGGAGTTGGTGGTGCGTTTGGCTCCCCAGGGGATCACTTTGCAACAAATTGGCCAGACGTTGATTGTCCTGACGGGGTTGGGGTATGCCCATCCGGTGGTGGGCAACGGGGCGCAGAGGGAGCGGTTTAACCGGGTGATTATTGAACGGGCAGAAACAGCGGGGGAATTGCAGTTTTTAGCCAGCCCCCTGATTGGCAATGGGGTGAAGGTATCCCACCTGGAACTGCTGTTGCTATTGGCGGAACAGCGGCAGCAACCGGCGGTGGAGTTTGTCTGGCAGATTCTTTCCCGGCGGGGATTGCAACTCACCCATGAGGGCAAAGTTTTGGATACGCCGGAGGCCAATCGTAAATTTCTTAAGGAGCAGGCGGCGAATTTCCAGCACCAGGGGCGACCGCTTTTGCAACAGTTGGGAATTTAA
- a CDS encoding efflux RND transporter permease subunit produces the protein MMFNLATGFIKRPVLTTVCSLLIILLGGIAIPLLPLAKLPDLAPKQVQVTANFQGADAQTTADNVTTVLERQINGTEDMLYMSSYTDSTGNATISVSFPVEIDANIAQVLVQNNVATAQPQLPESVNRTGVTTNKQSPSITLAYGIYSEKNEQGEFIYDNTFLSNYVDRYITDEIKRLDGVGAVNIAGQRQYAMRIWLNPDALAARGVTAQEVVNAINQQNVQVGAGVIGQEPAPPGQQYQLSLRAVGRFTTPQEAEDIVVKTGSDGALIRIRDVGRAEVGAQNYSVTAIFNQAPAVALLVYQLPGSNAWNTGQLVRAKMDALARDFPPGLQATIALDNTDFVAAALQEAFKTLFEAILLVFLVILLFLQDWRTTIIPSIAIPVSLIGAMAFALAFGFSMNQLTLFGVILATGLVVDDGILVVEAVANKLQAGMRPLQAAIDSMGELLGAVIATSLVLVAVFIPVTFFPGTTGIVYKQFALIIIFAIIISTFNAMSFSPTMAAILMRPSQPLHGPLRGLFGGFNQGFEWVKQGYTGLVAQVIRWRWVVVPIFVVGLIASGWIYQVTPQGFIPEEDQGYFFMLGEAPSTVSLQYTTNQVKQVEELMLKNPEVSSVMGIGGFSFTGNASNKALFFVKLKPWEERQGIQKSVFGLLRWANRLMATQVTGMRVAAVNAPAIDGLGSTGGMEVYLQDRAYRGMDALIENSQKYLEQVNQRPEIASAFANFTPSAPLVQVSIDRNLANAQNVDINTVFNTMQTYLGSTYVNQYVLGGFLYRVYAQADAQYRSDPQAIDQLYVRSRDGRSVQLSQVVRLEQITYPPIVQHYNIYTAVDILANPAQGFSTGDAMRAMEEVAQEVLAPGFALEWTGMAFQERAAAGAAPIVFGLSFVIVFLVLAAQYESYIDPLIIMLTVPLSILGALGAIQLRANLLQSWSGWPAVNNNMYTQIALVMLIALASKNAILIVEFANQAHKEEGMNFTQAAIHACRERLRPILMTVLSGLVGFAPLLVAKGAGAMSRWSLGTALFGGYAISTLLSLFLVPVLYVVIKNLERQFFSDDGGETPAPTALEPTVEDLPAPVMRFEGSSSEGH, from the coding sequence ATCATGTTCAATCTCGCCACTGGTTTCATCAAACGCCCGGTACTGACCACGGTTTGTTCGTTGTTGATTATTTTGTTGGGGGGGATTGCGATTCCTTTATTACCCCTGGCGAAATTACCGGATTTGGCACCCAAGCAGGTGCAGGTGACCGCCAATTTCCAGGGTGCCGATGCCCAGACCACCGCCGATAATGTGACCACGGTTTTAGAGCGGCAGATTAACGGCACGGAAGATATGTTGTATATGTCCTCCTACACGGATAGTACGGGTAATGCCACCATTAGTGTTTCCTTCCCGGTGGAGATTGATGCCAATATCGCCCAGGTTTTGGTGCAAAATAATGTCGCTACCGCCCAACCCCAATTACCAGAATCCGTAAATCGTACTGGGGTAACGACCAATAAACAATCCCCCAGTATTACCCTGGCCTATGGTATTTATTCAGAGAAAAACGAGCAGGGTGAATTTATCTATGATAATACCTTTTTAAGTAATTATGTTGACCGTTATATTACCGATGAAATTAAACGCCTGGATGGGGTGGGAGCGGTTAATATCGCTGGCCAACGGCAGTACGCCATGCGGATTTGGCTGAATCCCGATGCCCTGGCGGCGCGGGGGGTAACGGCGCAGGAGGTGGTGAATGCGATTAACCAGCAGAATGTCCAGGTGGGGGCGGGGGTAATTGGCCAGGAACCGGCGCCTCCGGGTCAGCAGTACCAGTTGAGTTTGCGGGCGGTGGGGCGGTTTACGACTCCGCAGGAAGCGGAAGATATTGTGGTCAAAACCGGCAGTGATGGGGCGTTGATCCGGATCAGGGATGTGGGGCGGGCGGAGGTGGGTGCCCAAAACTACAGCGTGACGGCGATTTTTAACCAAGCCCCGGCGGTGGCCTTGTTGGTATATCAGTTACCGGGGAGTAACGCTTGGAATACGGGGCAGTTGGTGCGGGCCAAGATGGATGCGTTGGCGAGGGATTTCCCCCCCGGATTGCAGGCCACCATCGCTTTGGATAATACGGACTTTGTGGCCGCCGCTTTGCAAGAAGCCTTCAAGACTTTGTTTGAAGCTATTTTGCTGGTATTTTTGGTGATTTTGCTGTTTTTGCAGGATTGGCGCACCACGATTATTCCCTCGATTGCCATTCCCGTGTCGCTGATTGGGGCGATGGCCTTTGCCCTGGCCTTTGGGTTTAGCATGAACCAACTCACCTTGTTTGGGGTGATTTTGGCGACCGGATTGGTGGTGGATGATGGGATTTTGGTGGTGGAGGCGGTGGCGAATAAGTTACAAGCTGGGATGCGGCCTTTGCAGGCGGCGATTGATTCGATGGGGGAATTGTTGGGGGCGGTGATTGCCACTTCGTTGGTATTGGTGGCGGTGTTTATCCCGGTGACATTTTTCCCAGGTACTACCGGGATTGTCTATAAGCAATTTGCCCTGATTATTATCTTTGCCATTATTATTTCTACGTTTAATGCCATGAGTTTTTCCCCCACCATGGCGGCGATTTTGATGCGCCCCAGCCAGCCTTTGCATGGCCCGTTGCGGGGTTTATTTGGGGGTTTTAATCAGGGCTTTGAATGGGTCAAACAGGGCTATACCGGTCTGGTAGCCCAAGTGATCCGCTGGCGGTGGGTGGTGGTGCCGATTTTTGTGGTGGGGTTGATTGCTTCTGGGTGGATTTATCAGGTCACGCCCCAGGGGTTTATCCCGGAGGAAGACCAGGGCTACTTTTTTATGTTGGGAGAGGCACCCTCGACGGTATCGTTGCAGTACACCACCAACCAAGTGAAGCAGGTGGAAGAACTGATGCTCAAAAACCCGGAAGTATCGAGTGTCATGGGCATTGGTGGTTTTAGTTTTACGGGAAATGCCAGCAATAAGGCTTTGTTTTTTGTGAAACTCAAACCCTGGGAGGAACGGCAGGGGATTCAAAAATCGGTGTTTGGCCTCCTGCGTTGGGCAAACCGGTTGATGGCGACCCAGGTGACGGGGATGCGGGTGGCGGCGGTGAATGCCCCGGCGATTGATGGCTTGGGCAGTACGGGGGGGATGGAGGTTTATCTGCAAGACCGGGCGTATCGGGGGATGGATGCCCTGATTGAAAATTCGCAAAAGTATTTGGAGCAGGTGAATCAACGCCCGGAAATTGCCAGTGCTTTTGCCAACTTTACGCCCAGTGCGCCGCTGGTGCAGGTGAGCATTGACCGGAATTTGGCCAATGCCCAGAATGTGGACATCAATACGGTGTTTAACACCATGCAGACCTACCTGGGTTCTACCTATGTGAACCAGTACGTTTTGGGGGGCTTTTTGTATCGGGTCTATGCCCAGGCGGATGCCCAGTATCGCTCTGACCCCCAGGCGATTGACCAGTTGTATGTGCGTTCGCGGGATGGGCGTTCGGTGCAACTTAGCCAGGTGGTACGCCTAGAGCAGATTACCTATCCGCCGATTGTACAGCATTACAATATTTATACGGCGGTGGATATTTTGGCGAATCCCGCCCAGGGGTTTAGTACCGGGGATGCGATGCGGGCGATGGAGGAGGTGGCGCAGGAGGTGTTGGCACCGGGGTTTGCCCTGGAATGGACGGGGATGGCTTTTCAGGAGCGGGCGGCGGCGGGGGCGGCTCCGATTGTGTTTGGCTTGTCGTTTGTGATTGTATTTTTGGTGTTGGCGGCGCAGTACGAAAGTTATATTGACCCGTTGATTATTATGCTGACGGTGCCCCTGTCTATTTTGGGGGCGTTGGGGGCGATCCAACTGCGGGCAAATTTATTGCAATCCTGGAGTGGTTGGCCAGCGGTAAATAATAATATGTACACCCAGATTGCCCTGGTGATGTTGATTGCGTTGGCGAGTAAAAATGCGATTTTGATCGTGGAATTTGCCAACCAAGCCCACAAGGAAGAGGGGATGAATTTCACCCAGGCGGCCATCCATGCCTGTCGGGAACGCCTGCGCCCGATTTTGATGACGGTGCTTTCCGGGTTGGTGGGGTTTGCGCCTCTGCTGGTGGCGAAGGGGGCGGGGGCAATGAGCCGCTGGTCCTTGGGGACGGCCTTGTTTGGGGGTTATGCCATTTCCACCCTGCTGAGTTTGTTCCTGGTGCCGGTGCTGTACGTGGTGATTAAAAACCTGGAGCGGCAATTTTTCTCCGATGATGGGGGGGAAACCCCTGCCCCTACTGCTTTAGAACCGACGGTGGAAGACCTGCCTGCCCCGGTGATGCGCTTTGAGGGGAGTTCCTCGGAGGGGCATTAA
- a CDS encoding efflux RND transporter periplasmic adaptor subunit: MKTLRPLGWSAVLVAMVGLTAACDPKKAAGPRETPVKTQEVVSGLLEDSSQFVGNLEALVRVSLRPQISGRITAIPVNNGAQVRQGTVIARLEPDQTATELAGALAGVRAAQDGVRQAQANVQAARSQRNAAQATLELQQLEYQRAVALLAEGVVSQQTKDTATKNLEVAQADLKATVDQVKATEAALEQANANLKQAQASAGTARVSFDFKAIVSPIDGMVADIPLRVGDFVQTGEQITQIVRNDVLDLRISVPTSRLNQLRLELPVLLEDPNSGKSLSQGRLYFISPEVDTGAQTVLTKAEFRNPQGLLRDGQYVQARLVWNRQPGLLVPVVAVTPVGAQAFVFTVAQENGRSVARKKPVQLGAIQGQQYQVRSGLQANEQVIVSGLLGLVDGAPIRPEAATATKPTP, translated from the coding sequence ATGAAAACCTTAAGACCGTTGGGGTGGTCAGCCGTTTTGGTCGCAATGGTTGGCCTGACCGCCGCCTGTGACCCCAAAAAAGCCGCTGGCCCTCGGGAAACACCCGTCAAGACCCAGGAAGTGGTCAGCGGTTTATTAGAAGACAGTTCCCAATTTGTGGGCAATTTGGAAGCCCTGGTGCGGGTGTCGCTTCGCCCCCAGATCAGTGGCCGGATTACGGCGATCCCAGTCAATAATGGGGCACAGGTGCGCCAGGGCACAGTAATCGCCCGGTTGGAGCCGGATCAAACCGCTACGGAATTGGCGGGAGCCTTGGCGGGGGTGCGGGCGGCGCAGGATGGGGTACGCCAGGCCCAGGCGAATGTGCAGGCGGCTCGTTCCCAACGGAATGCGGCTCAGGCCACCCTGGAGTTGCAGCAATTGGAGTACCAACGGGCGGTGGCATTATTAGCAGAAGGGGTAGTTTCCCAGCAGACCAAGGACACGGCCACCAAAAATTTGGAAGTAGCCCAGGCGGATTTGAAGGCCACTGTGGATCAGGTGAAGGCTACGGAAGCCGCCCTAGAACAGGCGAATGCCAATTTGAAACAGGCGCAGGCCAGCGCGGGTACAGCCCGGGTGAGTTTTGACTTTAAGGCCATTGTGTCCCCCATTGATGGCATGGTGGCGGACATTCCTTTGCGGGTGGGGGATTTTGTCCAGACGGGGGAGCAAATTACCCAAATTGTCAGAAATGACGTGCTGGATTTGCGGATTTCCGTGCCCACCAGCCGCTTGAACCAGTTGCGCCTGGAGTTGCCCGTCTTGTTAGAAGACCCCAACAGTGGTAAATCCCTGTCCCAGGGGCGGCTGTACTTTATTTCGCCGGAGGTGGATACGGGGGCGCAGACCGTTTTGACCAAGGCGGAGTTTCGTAATCCCCAGGGGCTATTGCGGGACGGGCAGTACGTGCAAGCCCGCCTGGTCTGGAACCGCCAACCGGGTTTGCTGGTGCCGGTGGTCGCCGTTACCCCAGTGGGGGCGCAGGCTTTTGTCTTTACCGTTGCCCAGGAAAATGGCCGCAGTGTTGCCCGCAAAAAACCTGTCCAACTGGGGGCCATCCAGGGGCAACAATACCAGGTACGCTCCGGTTTGCAGGCCAATGAACAGGTGATTGTCTCCGGGTTGCTGGGACTGGTGGATGGTGCCCCGATCCGCCCGGAAGCCGCCACCGCCACCAAACCTACCCCCTGA
- a CDS encoding glucokinase: MAKPVVLVADIGGTNTRFELLRLADPPQVLLVQNYQNDDYPDLGTIGQEFLSQTPVQADLACLAVAGPVEDNCMNLTNRGWRVTGAELAAQMGIPQVHLINDLEAVGYGVRYLHPKDWVVLQAGTVVPQAPIGIVAAGTGLGECFLTWDGQKYRVWPSEGGHTDFAPRNDRELALWRHLQGQFGRVSAERVVSGPGLWNIYSYLAQVFPEQARAAILEAKNPALITQNLSDPLCSQAVDIFVANYGSEAGNFALKLLARGGIYLTGGIAPRLVERFQQGGFMRAFLDKGRMGPLLVNIPVFLVTAERVGLLGAIEAARQYSHPL, from the coding sequence GTGGCGAAACCGGTGGTATTGGTGGCGGATATTGGCGGGACAAATACTCGTTTTGAACTGTTGCGCTTGGCTGACCCGCCCCAAGTCCTGCTGGTGCAAAATTACCAAAACGATGACTACCCGGATTTGGGCACCATTGGTCAGGAATTTCTCAGCCAAACCCCGGTGCAGGCCGACTTGGCTTGTCTGGCGGTAGCCGGTCCGGTGGAAGACAACTGCATGAATCTCACCAACCGGGGCTGGCGGGTGACGGGCGCAGAACTGGCGGCCCAAATGGGGATTCCCCAGGTGCATTTGATCAATGACCTAGAGGCGGTGGGCTACGGGGTGCGTTATCTCCATCCCAAGGATTGGGTGGTACTCCAGGCGGGAACGGTGGTACCCCAAGCCCCCATCGGCATCGTGGCGGCGGGGACGGGGTTGGGGGAATGTTTCCTCACCTGGGATGGGCAAAAATACCGGGTGTGGCCTTCCGAGGGCGGGCATACGGATTTTGCTCCCCGCAATGACCGGGAATTGGCCTTGTGGCGGCATCTCCAGGGGCAATTTGGCCGGGTATCGGCGGAGCGGGTCGTCTCCGGGCCGGGGTTGTGGAATATCTACAGTTATCTGGCGCAGGTATTTCCCGAACAGGCGCGCGCGGCCATTCTGGAGGCCAAAAACCCGGCTTTGATTACCCAAAATCTGAGCGACCCCTTATGCAGTCAAGCGGTGGATATTTTTGTCGCCAATTATGGCAGTGAAGCGGGAAATTTCGCCCTCAAACTCCTGGCTCGCGGGGGGATTTATCTTACCGGCGGCATTGCCCCTCGTTTGGTGGAGCGGTTCCAGCAGGGGGGATTTATGCGGGCATTTTTGGATAAGGGACGCATGGGGCCTCTATTGGTGAACATCCCCGTGTTTTTGGTGACCGCTGAACGGGTGGGGTTACTCGGAGCAATTGAAGCGGCACGGCAATATAGCCATCCTCTTTGA